A genomic stretch from Vibrio algarum includes:
- the rluF gene encoding 23S rRNA pseudouridine(2604) synthase RluF, which translates to MSKNTTQDPQGKRLNKFISETGFCSRREADRLIDSGRVTINGIIPEMGTKVLLDDVVLVDDKPLKQKQKAVYIALNKPTGITCTTERDIPGNIVDFIGLKQRIFPIGRLDKPSDGLIFLTNDGDIVNKILRAGNNHEKEYVVRVDKPITKAFIEKMSSGVEILDTITLPCKVTEETKYSFRIVLTQGLNRQIRRMCEALGYEVFKLRRVRIMNITIDGIPNGKWRYLTDAEVTEILEMSGDSSNTEEASKVNSDGKKIRRATDAKLFDSREENQPSRARRNQKPRTYSGNNADEFRHSPRKRNSISHSNSNNRSENKPVERVKGTLTLKK; encoded by the coding sequence ATGTCAAAAAATACAACTCAAGATCCACAGGGCAAACGCTTAAACAAATTCATTAGCGAAACTGGTTTTTGCTCTCGTCGAGAAGCAGACAGACTTATCGATAGTGGCAGAGTAACCATTAACGGTATTATTCCTGAGATGGGCACTAAGGTATTGCTTGATGACGTTGTACTTGTTGATGACAAACCCCTCAAGCAAAAGCAGAAAGCCGTTTATATTGCACTGAATAAGCCTACAGGTATCACTTGTACTACCGAAAGAGATATCCCCGGAAATATTGTTGATTTTATCGGATTAAAGCAACGTATATTCCCAATTGGTCGTTTAGATAAACCTTCTGATGGCCTCATATTTCTGACCAACGATGGTGATATCGTCAACAAGATTTTACGAGCAGGAAATAACCACGAGAAAGAATACGTGGTACGCGTAGATAAACCGATCACCAAAGCATTTATTGAAAAAATGTCATCCGGCGTAGAGATCCTCGACACGATAACCCTACCTTGCAAGGTCACAGAAGAGACAAAGTATTCGTTCCGAATCGTACTGACTCAAGGGTTAAACCGACAGATCCGTCGTATGTGCGAGGCTTTAGGTTATGAAGTATTTAAATTACGCAGAGTTCGTATTATGAATATCACCATCGATGGAATTCCAAACGGAAAATGGCGTTACTTAACCGACGCTGAAGTTACTGAAATTCTAGAAATGAGCGGTGATTCAAGTAATACAGAAGAAGCATCAAAAGTAAATTCGGATGGGAAAAAGATCCGTCGTGCTACCGATGCAAAGCTATTTGATAGCCGAGAAGAGAATCAGCCTTCACGAGCAAGAAGAAATCAAAAACCAAGAACCTATTCAGGTAATAATGCTGACGAGTTTCGCCATTCCCCAAGAAAAAGAAATTCTATTTCACACTCAAACTCAAATAATCGAAGTGAAAACAAACCCGTTGAACGAGTAAAAGGCACACTTACTTTAAAGAAGTAA